In Camelus bactrianus isolate YW-2024 breed Bactrian camel chromosome 5, ASM4877302v1, whole genome shotgun sequence, the DNA window AAACTTATGGGGTGGGAGGGACCCCTGGGGATTACTCTGGTATATATTTAACCAACCTGCAATTAAAGACGGTATCAGCTTGTATCATTTAGAGCTAATGCAATAATAATGGTAAATTACAGGCCAAAATTGCTTGTGATCGCAGTCTCTATATTCCCAACAGTGTCCACGTCGTTGTAATTAATGCCAGGGTGAGCAGTTGGGAAAAGAAAATTTCGAGAAAGGGACATCTTGGTTTTTAAATCGAATAGAAATAGACCGCTTTGCACACACCATTGACTCCAGCATCTTGCCTTGTATCTATCGAAATATCGACTTTAAGGCAGATCTGTAAATACATGAAGAGACAGATTAAACTCGAGAAAGGAGTGGGgattgggaaagaaaaaagggcagAAAACCGAAGCaaaaagaaagggggaggggaataataattttaagtatCTGATTGTCTGAAATCTTCATAGCCAATTTGGTTCGAAGCAAGTAACATAGAAACATTACTTGAGTTTAAAGAATATGCTATACTCCCCAAAAGGAGGCCAAAGGAGACAGCTAGTGAGAGAGGGTGAGTTAGGAGAATGGAGCATGTGTTTGGTGCTTCCCAGGGCCTATTAAGTGTAGACTTTTTCCTTGAATAAAAGATTAATATCTATTCCataaatgggagaaaaatggaCAAGTTAATTAAATGGAGGAATTAATTTTGTTTACCTTTGTAGTACTGCAAACATAAACAGCCCTGAGTCGTGTGCTTACATTCCTTGTATCTATGCCGGCATGTCCTCTACATTGCGTTTCCATACACTCTACTCCTAAACACTCTTATCTGTTTAGCCAGCCAATTAGCGTTAAACCAATGTTTGGACGTACTGCGTGTCTCTTATAAACATGAGTAATGTATTTGCCGTAAAAATAATGATTAGAATGAATTAATCCGTCtgatatatgtattatatggATTTAAATATGTTGTTTTAAGAGATTTTCATAACCCTGGATGccacagttaaaaacaaacaccaGCACGCACCGTTTTGCAATCTCTTAAACAAATAAAATCGCTTtgatttaaataacatttattttacatgaCCAAACACAATAAATAACGTAATATACAAAGCTTTATAATTATTGCACATTTGTAAAATATCTTACAGTGAGTTCATACAGCCAGTAATATTTAAAGCACAAAGActttatttacaattttattttaatatagtaaTCAGATCCAATGGACCTAACACAAGGTGAATTTATGTTAATTTTACCAACCAGCGTTCTcatcaattatatatattttggaaggAAATGTAAACATTATTGCCTAAAGTACTTATATACATCTGATAGCTGATCATAAGAAAGAATTTCAACAATCTACAAAAGTAAAGCTGATTAAAGGGTACcatattttggtttattttatttagccttaaattatatattaatatttttaatgtaaacgCACTAAGAGCTGGTATAGTCAATGTGTAACATAAGTAGTCTCATCtcttcaaagagaaaagaaaacaaaaagttgagCTTTAGATCATTGCTATTTCATTGGGAAGTTCCCTAATATTTTATGGGAATATTTTAATAGACCCCAGGAGTTTTGAAATACTGtttccttttgaaatattttccatttgatgaaaataataatttcccctgtaaagtgaattttcaaaagtttcctgAAAGCCTATTTgtaggaaataaatttttaaaatccagtgtCTTTAACACAAATATATCAGAACACGAATTTGAAATAAATCACAGAAAATAGTGCCAATGGGTATATATGGATGTGTGTGTATCTCTTACGTATGTATATGTTTAAGAgaacagatatatatgtatgtatatatacatatatatacacacacatacacgaatATGTAGGTAGCACACCTACatttaaatacacatacatacccaCTTCGCTGGGTCTAAACATGCACTAGGAAGTTATTTCAGGGCTTCGACTCTTCAGAATATCTCATTATGTGAGGAGCGAAGTGGCTCTGTGGGGAGCATTATGGAAATATCTGGGCTTGATTTAATGAGGCTGTTCACATTGGTGGAATATCAACTTAACAGAGAAAAGTCTACCCAGGGCAACCAAGTTACCAAAATGAAAATTGGCAATTGAGATGATAAGAACGTGGCTTTCTTCTGCGAAATCACTTCAGGTAACAGAGATAACATTAAATAACATACATTCTATGCACCAAGAACAATGTTTTATGTACCGAGTCTCTTATCCGTCTCTCCTAATGACTTCCCTTAGCGGGTTGTTAGTACTTGACAGCAGGTCTCCGTGCGGGGAACTTTTCTCCAATTCCACATTCAAAGGAGGTCCATCAGAGAGCATGATTGGCAATTTTCGTCATAATCTGCACATTATTAGCATCAAAATTGACGTGTAAGTTAACACTGGTGGGTTTTGATGTGCCTTTCTTCAAGTTCAAGAAAACCCCTCCAGTAGCCAGGGTTGGCAGAGCGGGTCTCAACAACCCAGCGGTGGCCTTGCAGAGGCGAAGGCGCAATAGACATGCGTGAGAAAAAAAGCCAAGAACCATTTTACCGGAGGAAAAGGAAAACGAAGAGGGAAGGGAGTGAAGGGGAATAGAGTTCAAACTTAGAAAAGTGTCTAAGGAAATGCTTCAGGATAATACATATCTAGAGATTCAAGTATTTCCCAGATGGAGTGGAACCCAGTAGTTGGAAAACTGAGCTGAAAACGCTTCTTCAGATACTACAGTGATCTGTCAGTCTTGCCTTCCCCATCCTTTcgtttccctctcctttcctggcCTGGTTGTGGCAGTCTCCTTAGCCATTACTTTTTGCATAAAATGTGCAAGATGCCTCCATCCCAAACCGAAGATCAGAAGAGAGAACAGTGGTGGGCagaaacagaggaggagagaCCACCTCCCCCTTCCGCCTCGGCTTTGTGGCTTTGTTCTTCCCAGGCAAGGCGGCCACAGCCCCACCATCCTTGCTCCCGCACGCAGTAGACAATCTCACAAACGCACCCGCAGCCGCCCGCGCTCTGCATCCGCCCTCCCGGCCTTCTCAGACCTTTATTCTTTCGTTCTCCTCGGACAGGGCCCCTAACAAGATCAGGCTGAGAGAAAACTTGCTACCTCCTCTCACcctattttaaaggaaagaaagcatgGAAGAAACAGTGCAGCAGCAGGAACATCGGGGGTGGCTTTCCCTCCCGCACAAAGCACAAACCCACACCATTCCCTTCGTTCTTTGCTGTGGTTCTCGGTTGCTTCTGGCCACGTGGTTCAGCCGAGTAACGCGCGGCCTGAGAGCTTACAGCCAAGGCTCGAGACCCCAGAGGACTGGTCTAGGGGCGAGGGGATTGCCTTCGGGAAGCCAAGAGCTCAGGacagaggcaggaagcagggTCTGCGGAGCGGGAAACATATTTAGAGGAGGGGAGGCGGCTGGCTAGCaaatacaaaaatagaaataattcgAGGGGACGGCCGCCCGGCTTTCACGCCGGCTCTTTCCCCCCAATTTGGGGCAGGTTCCCTCCGGCCTCCCGCGCCGGGGCGCCCCCTGGCGGTAGTTTACGCAGCGGGCAGCGCGCAGAGGGCATGTGGGCGCACAGGGGGCGCGGGGGGCGCTCGGGGGGCTCCTGGGCACACTCCAAGCGGCGGGCACGGCCCCCTGGCGGCGGCGACGTAGTTATCTCGTGAGCGGCGCCTCGTCCCTCTGGCCCGGCGGGCTCACGGCCGTCTTGCTAAGCACGGCGGCTGAGTAGGGCAGGAAGCCGCTCTCGGAGCGTGGCGCCGCGGCGCTGCAGCCGAAGTCTGAGCCCCCGGCGGccccagcgccgccgccgccacccccGCCGCCCCCACCGCCACCCCGGGAGCCCAAGGccgcggcggcggctgctgcggCCGCCGCGGCGGATTGACTGCTGTGGCAACTGAGGCACGAGCAGGGCGCGGAGCCGCCGCTGGGGGGCGCCCCGGCCGCCGCGGCCGAAGAAGCCGCGGCCGCCGCAGCTGCTGCAGCCGCTGCGGCCGAGGCCGCACTGTTGAGCCCCGCGGCGGCCGCCGGCGTCTGGTAGAGGCCCGGGTGGCGGAAGCTGCACAGCAGCTCTGGCCGCGAGTAGGGGTGCGAGAGAGCTCGGAAGGTGTCCAGCGGGCGGATGGAAGTGGCAAAAGGCGATGAAGCCGCGGCCGCTGCGCCGGAGGCCGCAGCCGCCGCGGCCGCGGCCGTGACACCCACATGCGGATAGTAGTGCAGCGGCACGTGCGAGTGGAAGGGGTAGGGCAGGCTTCCGGTGGCGGCCGCGTGCGTCATCATGTAGGTGTAGAAGCTGGGGTCGGCCGGGTGCGGCCACGACATGGCCAGGCGTTGCCGCTTATCCTTCATGCGCCGGTTCTGGAACCACACCTGCGGGAAGAGCCGCGCCGAGGCCCGAGTTAGAGAGTGCCCCGAGGCCCCAGTCCCCGCCCCGGGCCACTCTGCCCTTCCCGGACCCCCGAAAGACCTGGCCAACGCCCCTCCGACTGGACCCAGACCCAAGTCCCCTCTTTTCTCCCAGGTGGGACAGTGtgggcagctgtgtggagtgccGTGGGCCCACCCTCCTCAGCGAAAGGGTCTTCCCTGTGTCCGACTGCTGCGGTTCCTCGGGCTTCTGCTCCTTTACTTTTGGCTGCGTTTTTCTCTTCCTGACCCaacctttcctccccttcccgTTACCGCCCCCTCTTCCCTGGGCTCGCTGAGAACCCATGTCTCAATCCCTGGATTTGCACGGGGATTCTAGGCCTCTTTTGAAGAGAGGCTGCCGCTGCAGCTTTTGTAAAAAGCTGCACGAAGTCACCGCACGAAGTCTTGAGTCCTCTGAGCTACAAGGAATTGTCCCGAGGGGCACGGGTCCGATTCTGATATGAAGGGATGATTTTGTAGGAATCGTTTGCCTCAAATGAGTGGTGGGAACAATATCCTCCTAAACCGGGAAGGGGACTTTTCTACCCCCTCCCAACACAGTGTCTAATGAAGACAACATTCGTCACAACTTTAAAGAAAGCCCGACCAAACCGAAGGGAGACTTCCACACTCCTCCCCTATCCCGTggaatttcctcttttctttttctagaggGCCAGATCCTCCATGAAGTGTTCACGAAGTCGCCCAACCTCCTGGCTATCTCTCCTGGACGTATAATAAAACAAATCACCTAAAGACatataaataagaataatttCGTTGTGTCCCACCCCCACGTTgcttccccccctccccttgcccaggagaaaaatgtttagaaaacttTCTCAACCTAAtcgatttttaaaatacagtatcacTTTCTCCTCCTTGTAACGATTTATATGGAGAATAAATGTCCAAGATCAAGAGCAATGAAAAGTTACACCTCTGGTTCGTGTCAGAGGAACAAAGACCAGCCGGCTTTGCCGCCGAAGGTAAACTGGGGCTATGAACATGGGCTAGAGGCACCTGGGCAGGCCCTGAGCAGAGGCGAGAGTTTGCGGCATCGGCTTCGCCATTCCGGGGCCTTCCCAGGTCAGCCAGGCAGGCTAACCCTTCGGATTTGGCAGCTGAGAAATAAATATGCCAATTCCTTTGGTGACTCTCCCCGCGGGTTTTCAAGCCCTCAGCTAAATCTAGACAcccagaaaagagaaacaaaaatcaacCCAGACACCCCGGGGGAGGCTAGAACAGACGCGTGCTGGAATCGATACCTTGATGGTGGTTTCAGGCAGGTTGAGCGCAGCGGCCAGCTCGCACCGGCGTGGCCGCGACACATAGTTCTCCCGGTAGAACTCCTTCTCCAGACGCGCGATCTGTTCGCGGGTGAATGCCGTGCGGTAGCGCCGCACCTGATCGGCGCCAGAGCTGGAGCCGCCCAGAGCCGCGCCCCCGCCgctaccgccgccgccgccaccgcctccATGCAGGCTGCCGAGGCCGGAGCCCGATGCAGACGTCGTGGTGCCCGCGGCTGAGCCACTCTCAGTGTACCCTGGCGAATAGACAGCCAACAGCGCATGAGTCACTGTAGGACCGAGATCTCGGCACTGGGGCTGCACGCGGATGGCGGAAGCTGCGAGAGGAAGGCGAGGCGCTGCCTGAATTGATGGGGTCTGTCATGCTTACAAATTGCTGCCGTTAATGGAATCAATAAAGTTTGGGGAGCCCTTCATAACCAAATAATAGGAACTcaattagggatttttttttttaagtaattggaAAATTTCAACTCAGGAGGAAAATTGGCCAAGGGAAAATGCCTACATCTAGGTGCAGTTTGAGAAGCTTTAGATTTGCCACGATCTGGAAACTGCATGGCAGCTTTCTGTACGGCCTGTAACCTTTCTTTGACAgtctttggggtttgtttttaaaacattttaagattCGAAAGATAGTAGTGGCTCAAACCAGAACCATTCGGGGGTGGACTCTACTTTTCATCTCTTTCTCGCGCTGACACAAGAAGGTATCCCAGAGGCGCCCAGCAAGGCTCCCTCCGACTTAGGATGCCCTCTTTACTCAGCCTTGAGGTTCGGAGGCAGCGGAGTTGAGAGCAGCTGCCCAGGGCACCATTCCCCTAGCGCGACTTAGTAGATAGCTAGGGGCCGGTTGGCTCACACCGGCTTTTAGAACCGCGCacagaaacattttctcctacTCAGGAGCAAGGGTAGACAGGCGGACGGGCCTGGAGCCCCAGGCCTGAGCCTCTCTGTGAGGTTCAAGGAGTACAGCCAGAAGGCAAGATCCCTTGCATGCGTCCCGCCCCCGCCCGAACTAGCCCTGTGTAGCTTGCTGCTGTGGGTCGGAGAGGGGCAAGGGCACCAAGAAGGGCCGGCAGGGCCCGCGGAGGAACAGGGAGGATGGGACTGGAGAGCGCGGCGCAGGCGGCTCGATTACCTTTGCCATTGTTTTCCTTGAGCGGCGCGGCGCCGAGACCGCCGGGGGAGCGCAACGCCGAGCAGCCCACCTCCACGTCGCTGCTCATGTCCGCCTCTGCGGCCGCCTCTGAATAATGGCCCGGCTTTTTGCGGCCCTCGGCGGCGGAGGCGATTTCGGAGGAGACGGTGCTTTCGCTGCCCGGGTGCTGCAGGTTGAACAAAGTGTCTATTTCGAATTTGCCCTTGGCAGGGAGGTCTCCCAGAGCGCCGTGCAAGGGGGCGGACGGCAAGCGCGGGCTGAGGCGAGCCGGGTGCTGCGAATTTTCCAAGGCCTCGAGCACAGCATTGCCAGCCGAGTCGGACAAATTGGAGAACCTCTTGCCGGCCGTGGGGCTGTGTAGCCCTCTCTCCATCAGAATcatctcttttcttattctttccatTATCTCAGCTTTCTAAAAAATGTCACAGTTGCCCGGCTGTCCCGTCCTAATGATGGGCTGCGCCTAGGGCTAATTCTCATTCAGCCCCAGCGAGCGGCTCTAAATATTATTATCTCTTTTGGAGGGAGGCGGAAAAATTGTGGGATGCCAGAGCGAGGGAATGACTGGTCAAAATGACCCATACATTCTTCCGAGCCCGAGATGTCATTCATCAAAAAGTAGCGCTCGCTCGTCATTAAGGTACGAATGACGCCGTTCGAATAATCATTTATTGTAACAGGtttataagcaaataaatacacaCTCCTGTCAGTGGGTAATGAAGGCAGCTTCGGAGCAGACAAATAGATCCAGGTAGGAGGCGAGAAGAGACAAGAAGTAAGGAGGAAGGCTCCAGTCCTTTGCCCGCTCAGAGCCGGTTCTGCTCGCCCGGGGGTTTGGCCTCGGGGGTGAAATTGACAGTCTGATTAATAGAGCGCGCCGCGGCACATTTCCCCCTTCATTTAGGGGCATCATTACGCTCTCAGTTTGCTGGGTTGCCCCTTAGGTCCTAATCATGCAGCGCCTTCCTCATTTTTCCTCGGACACAGATACGTGTTAAATAATAGATAATGCTTTGATTTTCCAGAGTAGATAGTCgggaaggtgttttttttttaaacatttacaagCGGGAGGAGGGTAAGGGGGGGGGCCAAGGGGGAGGATGTAGAGAGTTGCGTAAGGAGAAGACCTTGCGCTCCTGTCTGGATTACTTATCTTTCGAATTTCAGAACCAAGTATGTATTTTAACAAACAGTACAACAAATTGTCTCCCTACTTCTTCACCTCAGCCTGgctgctctcctcccaccctagaagggaaagagggagggggagaaagagaatcCCGTAGAGTTTTTAGAGCACTTTAGTGCTACGTGGCTGGGGAGGTGCGTTGGGCCCGCGCCTCCAAACGGAAATCATTAGGTCCTCTCTGATTTTTTAACACCGTTTGCAGAGTGAGTTCTGAACTTGAAGTCccggtttgtgtgtgtgtgtgtggggtttgttgtttttttttttttttttacttttataatccTGCTGATGGATAGGCTTCTCGCCTGCACATTTTCCCTGGGGGAAATGAACTCGACTGGACGATTTCATAGCAGAATTCGACAGCTAACTTTAAACACAGTCGCAATTTACAGCGCCATATGGGCCGCCCTGAATCCGCTTTTTTATGTCGCCAGCTTTCCCCCTCCCTTCTCAAATAGAATTATTTGTGGCAAAGTTGCCGGATATCGAGGTCAAAGAGGGGAAAGAAGAGACTTAGTTTCCTTCTCTACCATCCCCCTACCCTGTCTTCCCCTCTGCTCTtcgctccttcctcccctcccccacccccgtcccttACCTGTGGCCCTGGGTATTCCCCGCACTGAGTCTGGGCGCGAAAAACCTCGGACCAGCCTTGCTGCTGCTCCTCCCGGCCTGAGCTTGGCGGCTGAGCCTCTTGGCGATAACTTTGATGGTCATAATGACGCCGGTGGCAACCATTTTAACGAAGATCAATCTTCACTCAAGGCCGTTGCGCGTCTCCTCCCTCGCTTGCGCCCCACCGTGCCCGGACCCCCAATGCACTGTGAGGTTCCGCCCGCCAGCAGCCCAAGCGGAGAGATCCACGGCCACAGGAGGGACAAGAGAGGATAGAGATGGGACACGGAGGTCGGCATCAGAGCTTCTGAAGCGGCCGAGAGACCCTGGCAATCTGGGCGCTGGGCTCGGCCCTGTATCCCCGCCTCAGCGCCAAGCCAGACCCCGACCCAggccccctccctttcctccctgccGCCACACCCAGCACATCGGGGGTGTGTTAAGGGCAAACCCGAGATCTATTTGCCCATCTCTCTGCTGGCGCTTTCCTTTTAACCTTGGACCCGTTGGGGGCGCGACAGGAATGTAAGGGGAGGTGAGGTGTGaagtgtatttatatacatttatacacagAGTCAAAGCCAAAAGTTTGTCTCCTGTTCCCCTTGGCGCCAGCAACGGGAGCTTTGCTTAGAAAATCAA includes these proteins:
- the EVX2 gene encoding homeobox even-skipped homolog protein 2 — protein: MERIRKEMILMERGLHSPTAGKRFSNLSDSAGNAVLEALENSQHPARLSPRLPSAPLHGALGDLPAKGKFEIDTLFNLQHPGSESTVSSEIASAAEGRKKPGHYSEAAAEADMSSDVEVGCSALRSPGGLGAAPLKENNGKGYTESGSAAGTTTSASGSGLGSLHGGGGGGGGSGGGAALGGSSSGADQVRRYRTAFTREQIARLEKEFYRENYVSRPRRCELAAALNLPETTIKVWFQNRRMKDKRQRLAMSWPHPADPSFYTYMMTHAAATGSLPYPFHSHVPLHYYPHVGVTAAAAAAAASGAAAAASSPFATSIRPLDTFRALSHPYSRPELLCSFRHPGLYQTPAAAAGLNSAASAAAAAAAAAAAASSAAAAGAPPSGGSAPCSCLSCHSSQSAAAAAAAAAAALGSRGGGGGGGGGGGGAGAAGGSDFGCSAAAPRSESGFLPYSAAVLSKTAVSPPGQRDEAPLTR